The Methanooceanicella nereidis genomic interval TTTGTGCAAAGGCGAAAAAGACTGAAGAACGCTATAGTGAACGGCGCGCATATCATGGGCCTGAAGAACGCAAAAAAGATCGTGACACTCTTGCCCCGGGACATTATGGAAAAAAGAGCGGAGATGACATCACCGGAAGAGTTCGCTGCACTGTCGGATACCATTATGGAGCTGGCAAAAGATGGTAATAAGGATCTACAGGGATAAAGAGTTCGAGCTGCTGGAGGATGTCTACGATCCGGGCGAGGACTCGTACATGATGGTGGATGCTGCCCTGGACGAGGTAACGTACGGTGAAAAAGTCCTCGAGATAGGCACAGGGTCCGGCATAATCTCCCTTTTTATCAAGGATATTGCGAATGTCGTGGCGGTAGATATAAACCCCCATGCTTGCAGGAACGCCAGGCAGAACGGCATTGATGTGATAAGGACGGATATGTTCTCCGGCATATGCGGGAAATTTGACACAATAATATTTAACCCCCCGTACCTGCCGACATCAGACGAGGAAAGGCTTGATACCTGGCTGAACAGGGCTTTTGACGGCGGCCCGTCCGGAAAGGATGTCATATATTCGTTCATAGAAAATGTCAGGAACCACTTAACGCCGCATGGAAAAGTTCTCACGGTGATCTCCAGCCTCACAGATATCGAGGATGTTGAGGATAAATTCCGGGCGCACGGGTTTAAGGTCGACACGTTAAGCGTTCATAAGATCTGTTTTGAGAGCCTGGCAGTATTAAAAGCTTATCTGGCTTGAAAAATATTATACGGTTGATATCCGCATAACTTTTATTTCTTTGAGAAAACATGTTAACCTATGAGGTCATTCGCCTAAGAACCCGGAGACGTTCATATGGCAGGTTATATTACGGTCGAAGATATGCGGGCCCTGGAAGCTAACTCAAATTATTTCGGAGTAAGTTACGGGGAACTGATGGAAAATGCCGGGAAAAGCGTAGCCGCTTCAATAATCTCAAAAAAGCGGAGATGCTCTGTGCTCGTGCTATGCGGCACAGGGAACAACGGAGGTGACGGGTTCGTGACCGCAAGATATCTTCGCAGGGCGAACTTCGAAGTGTTCACCGTCCTTCTGGGCCACTCCTCAGGCATTAAACCGGGCCCCACTTCAGTTAATCTGGAAAGGCTCCGGGCGGTCGGCGTGGATGTGCGTGAGATCGTCTCGCCAGAAATGCTCCCAAAAGAGATCTTTGAATCCTACGACATCA includes:
- a CDS encoding HemK2/MTQ2 family protein methyltransferase is translated as MVIRIYRDKEFELLEDVYDPGEDSYMMVDAALDEVTYGEKVLEIGTGSGIISLFIKDIANVVAVDINPHACRNARQNGIDVIRTDMFSGICGKFDTIIFNPPYLPTSDEERLDTWLNRAFDGGPSGKDVIYSFIENVRNHLTPHGKVLTVISSLTDIEDVEDKFRAHGFKVDTLSVHKICFESLAVLKAYLA